TATCGATTTCGGTGTCTCAGCCGTCATCAAGTGCTGAAGTGTTGGCGGCATGTGCCTTACCAATATACCGCACATTACAGCCCAGCGGCTATGAGACGAGCAGAGTATATCGATATGCTGCGATCTCGAAATCGAAAGGAGCGCAACGAATGTGGCAAGAATGTTAATCATTTTGTAGCACATTACATCAACCAGCCAGCTAGCCAGCCACCAGTTGGACGGGCAATACCGAGTATTGGGGAGCGATGAAACGATGAACGGTGCGCGCCTTCCCGGCTctatttgtaattatttaatttatttcaatttatctCTCCAACGGTGACGCTTTGGCAGGATCGTAGGAGCGGCCTggtggttttttatttttttattggcaATGTACAATGTCAACCGACAAGTAGTGAAAGTAATTGTGTGCTCATGTgcgaccaagaagaaaaaaaaacaatcgttttAATGCGCTTAATCGTTGCAGCAGTACAATGTTGTAGAAGGGTTTCCCGCTTGATTGAAGTCTATTGataattatgaaataaaatcatgGTAAAAGTGCAGCGCGGAAAATGGCGATCAATGCGTCCTTCTACTGTCAGCtggaatcatttaaaaaattgcattatTTCCCCGTTTCGTTCCACTGATGCAACCGCGGCACACACCGATCGGTACAGCAAGTCCATTGCCCTTTTGGCTGCACTTTCCCCCGTCATAGTGGGTCTTTTAGAGGGCGCCGGGGGACCAAGCAGAGGGGCTCGGTGTGGAAGAAATTGTCGACAATCAAGCGGCGATTTGGATAGGCCTTTCTAATGTCTATCCCTCTCCCTGGGTTGCCGTACCGAAGATGCGAATCTGTGTTTCGTCGCTTATCTTTGCGAAGCAATTCTGTGTGTTGCGTTTCGTGTTTTTCTGCATGCTTTTATCATTTGCTTCACGCGCGTATGTTATGTTTTCACTCCCGGCGAATAGTtacagacacacgcacacacttccGACTTCCGATGACGCTGAATGCGGACAGTTTGTTGCACTTTTGGTCGTGTTCATTGAGAAAGCAAGCAGCTACCAGCAGAAGATcacgatcaaaacaaaaaaacaaaacgagcgaaagcgaaagaaaaatgaccTTTTCTTGTGATGCGCCACCACGGTATCGGGTGGGGAAAGGGGTGGAGGGTGTTTCGTGTGGGATGCATTTCCTTCATGTCCCCCCAACCGGCCGATGGATCCCCGGGCCCATTTAGTAACACGATTGGCGCGCAAATGATGCGCACCACACGCAACGATGCATCGCACGTTTGCACCTGCTTCGCTGCATTGCAGTTCCAGTTCCCTTTCGTTCGTCACCGTGTACGATGCAATCATGTGGTGTGGTTGTGTTAAAACTATGCTTTTTCTCTCCATGCTTTTCCTTCATACTCAATCGGGACGGGGACGAAGACGGGGACGGGTTGGCTAACGGTACATTGCTAAACAAGCAATCGCATTACACGGTTCGGAACTTGCCCTTTATGCTGCAACATAACGCAGGAGGCCAATGAACGCTATGAACGCTTTTGTGCACCATTACCATTCAGAGTTGGAAACCGTCCAGTAGTAGTGTAAAGCTTTGCGAATATTGATGACGCCGTAATAATAGTACTCAAGTCTGTCAATCGTTGCATTCATTGCGTAGCGTTTTGATATTCAAGCAGCATCCATCACGGTCTATCTTGTGACCTTTCCACCGCAGGACAGTGTGCAGTGGAGAAAATCTCCTATTCATCATAACCCGAACTgaagagaaattaaaaaaaaggtttagcTGAATTGTGACTGATTGTGTTCGTAAATGATGCTAAGAAAGGCCGCACGGAAGCCAAGACAGTATTTGCTGGTTGTTATCAGCGTACCATCGCTGCACAGACCACCGGGGGCCACCGATCTCCGCGGGAGATGTAATCGCATACCGCAAGGCATCTTTGCAGCTCTGTGTACGCAAGCGCAAACCGGTAGTCGGAAAGGCACAGAATATGCAACATATGCGCAACTTCTATCAAGCTCTGCTCTTTCTTTGCCTTTTATGCCCCCCTTCCATCGGCGAATGACGTATACGAGAAGGAAACGCTGCTGgccagttgtttttttttatccaccaCAAGTGTGTGGCTGTattgaaaagtgaaatgattTCAACTTTCTCTCCTGCGCCATCTCCTATCATGGTTTTATCGGTGTTTTGCACTATCCAAACGCGTACACGTTCCTACGTACTGTTCGCTGCAATTGAATGGCGCTagaaggtgtgtgtgtatgtgtgcggaaAATGTTGTGCGATCGGTTTTGGGAAGGTGGAAAAAGGCCACCGGTTGTCGGATAATGCCATGCTTTTGACGTAAAAGGCGAGGGCAATAGACTTTCCGGTTGCCCTGTGGCGAACTTTCGGTTAGAAGTCAATGACAGGGAAATTGTAAGgcgggtggaaaaaaatccccgCTTACGAAGAAATggggttttaattttccatgTGCTAATTATTAggattaagaaaaaaaccgtcaagaagaaaaaaattgattcatCATGCTTATCAGTTTTGTTGATATAATTGTCGAAATTGGACAAACACATTTCGTCTCCTCTGTACACGTCCGGTTTAGGatcaaatttcaatttaactgTGATATATGTAGATGTAGCTTAGCCTTAGGCTTGAATTGAAAGCTATGGGCTAAAATTACGTTCGTACGATATACAACAAATTAAATGgcagtttatttaatttccttcGAAGAACACGGTTGAGGATCACACGATTCGGGTGTAACCAGCACTACCTGTATGCCCTGTATTAACAGCTGAGGTAGCTTACGGGTTATTATCACATTCTTTTTACCTTCCGAGCGAACCTTTGTTTCGGGTAGAACGATTCCGAGCTGTCGCAAACGATCGCTACAGTCCGTTGGGGCTACCATACTAGCCGGATGCTGGTTGTTCTCGCTGTAACGATATTTTCGTCTAGTCCACGTTTCGCACACATCGCTCATGGCCATATTCCAGTGTTTGTCGAATAGTTCAATCACACCCGTAACATGCCCCCGGATGCCTTTCTGTTTGCGTATATACACACGAACGCGTTTGCGTTCCTTCATCCACGTTAACATCAAAGCCATCGGTCCttcgcaaaatttttcgaGCCGGACAAagatgtttttggtgtgtCGCCACGGTTTCGTGTACTTTATTGGACCTAAGTAATGGAGAATAACGATTAAAATATCAATCACAGTTCGATTGCATTCCATCATCCAACACAAGCTTTTCTTACCTTGCTCTGGAAGGAATCTCCTTTGCGGTAATATATTTGTAGATTGAAGGTTTACTTTAGTCGAACTTTTAGCAGCTCGAATTTGCTTAAGACGACCCTCATCGAACGGTTCCGCAAAACCTCccaatgtgttttgtttggattCCAGTACGCTTACGTTATCGTGTAGCCGGGCGGTTGCAACAGGCACTTTTAGTTTGGCGGAATATAGCGCCTTTAGTGGATTAAAGCGCTTACTACCGACGTCCAGCTCTGAGGAACTGTCCGAATCGGAAGCTGTACTTTCGGAATCACTATCACTCATGATTTTTACGATTTATTAAAGACTTTAGTGGAGAAAACTAAACAACCCGGAgttggaaatggtttttgtgGCGAGAATGGCAACTGTCAGACAGTTGTTTACTTCAGGGGTGCGCAACATTTTCGAACGTCACACTATTTCTGTTGCAACTGTTGCATCTGGTGCAATTTGACTTGAGTTATCATTCTTATTGAATCATGCTTTTATTAATAACGAATAATGTAGAGTATCGATGCAATCATTTGCATTTGGAttggtatgattttttttacgagcaaatgatgatgaaaagattgtttgaaatttgaaatggTTTCGATGTTTCGAACATGGATTCGAAATTGAGTATCAAACAGATTCGAAATTATTTTCGTACAGATATGTTTGAATGAAACGTTGCTACatgtgttaaattaaattcatgaaTAGATTTCTTTATATGCTACTAATTAAATTGTAAGTTCGTATTTCAAATTTCTTATCCTGTGTTATTAATTATGTATATTTCTTGCCACTTCATACAACCAATTCCTTCGATTTTTGTTAATGAGATGGTCCTAACTGGCTTATGTTTTACGTAATTTGCGTCACCCAGTAATACCTTGTCCAGACGAAAGGATTGAATTTCAACGGGACGCTCCTATGTAACACTTTCGGCACTCGAATAGTTGTCTTGTGCCCCTTTCAATGTCACCTGTTGAAGATGGTATCGTATAACACAATTTTACCCTCATAATATGACCAACATACCAACATAATTCGTGGGAACAACAGACTGAGACAAATTCGTTCATATTGTAATGCTTATTGCTCATAGCGAAAGAGATTAATTtgttatgaaaaaatgatagttatatcatctttttttgtatcatttcaGAATGTTGGACTGGAGAAGCAAACCACTGTGATGATCGTATACTGACCCTCCCCTGGATTCGCCGCCTGCTGAACGAGCCCAGAAAATGATACTGAAGTTTCGAAAAGAGCCAATTCTTGCCAACTACTTATCAAGCAAATCCAACATCTGCTACTCAAGCTCGCCACCTCGAACAACAGAGACAGCAGTCGTTGGCAAACATCGTCGAAACCCTTGCAACGAAGCAATACCACATGTCTTCAAGCTTGCAAAGCACAATCTGCAATATAAGTTAAGAGAATTGGGACTTCTAAGAGACGgtgaaaaaagtttcacacCG
The DNA window shown above is from Anopheles funestus chromosome 3RL, idAnoFuneDA-416_04, whole genome shotgun sequence and carries:
- the LOC125771338 gene encoding U7 snRNA-associated Sm-like protein LSm11 produces the protein MSDSDSESTASDSDSSSELDVGSKRFNPLKALYSAKLKVPVATARLHDNVSVLESKQNTLGGFAEPFDEGRLKQIRAAKSSTKVNLQSTNILPQRRFLPEQGPIKYTKPWRHTKNIFVRLEKFCEGPMALMLTWMKERKRVRVYIRKQKGIRGHVTGVIELFDKHWNMAMSDVCETWTRRKYRYSENNQHPASMVAPTDCSDRLRQLGIVLPETKVRSEGKKNVIITRKLPQLLIQGIQVVLVTPESCDPQPCSSKEIK